A genome region from Streptomyces xanthophaeus includes the following:
- a CDS encoding ABC transporter permease, with protein sequence MLGFVVRRLRGRWPLAVAVLLTVLITATTLTALTAFTRGVGEEGLRRALTGTAQSRTTVVITSGHPADSRAKDDASVRAFADEVFGRLPVASESVARSRSYGLPGVAASGRDADLTLLAALGKDHVQLLAGAWPAPVAAPPAAGVPAAPTQVAVPRAALARLGLAESALPAPVRLDDRFGGAPLTVLVTGVYRAAEPDAAYWRLDPLGGREVQADTFAIYGPLLVDDSAFTTGSILQNHRLTLLTPDLSTVRAAEAEAVRTRADPASAALERAGSLRTATELPRLLAELSAGTVVARSTLLMGALQLAVLSTAALLLVSHILTVRQEPERVLLTARGASRRRLGALTAAESLLLALPAAVLAPLLTPPLLRLFGRFGPLGRVHLEIPDTWLVWPVAVGCALACILLTTLPSVLQGASAAVLRRVGSRQAVVTGAARSGLDLAVVVLAVLGYQQLSQYGGTDAPASGASAGGGLGVDPVLVVAPALALCGGTLLVLRLLPFAARAGGRLAARGRSLGPALFGWQLARRPGRATGPVLLLVLAVASGILALGQHTGWSASQRDQADFATAGGLRISGSSMSPMGQGGRYAALPGGDRLVPVVRREQKLPDGNPADIVALDAVKAAERVPLRADLRGGHGMRELFTPLAAGAPGAAAAPASPGVALPGSPRRIDLDVSVRSSGTSWAAVSLLLRDRFGATYGTASVTLPAGGDVTLPFLLDALTGAPVGSAATPLTLAGIRLSYAGEGDNPGDGSELTLRRIAVSDTADGTAAGVTTPAAAAGWRTSLPQGTSAKRTPETIPVPAGSTDLLRLRYWGGFGTLQGVTTVVFPTPAGPAPTAVPAVATTRYLRSLGASVGDTVPVTLDGASVPMRITASVDSLPVAGRSALAVDLHVLGRFLLESVGQQPASPTEWWLPAESAADPVPARAADKLREGARIERVQLREEITEQLLDDPLSAGPQSALAALAAACAVLAAIGFATSTAAERRVRGREFSVLLALGTPRRSLALASAAEGGVLILIGSAVGAGLGVALVHLMAPLVVLTPAAGRPFPPVHVDMPFWQTLLTVAAIAAVPLLSAALSGPRGRDIAARLRPVEEM encoded by the coding sequence GTGCTCGGCTTCGTCGTGCGCCGACTGCGCGGGCGATGGCCGCTCGCCGTCGCCGTGCTGCTCACCGTACTGATCACCGCGACCACACTGACCGCGCTGACGGCCTTCACCCGTGGCGTGGGCGAGGAAGGGCTCCGGCGGGCCCTGACCGGGACGGCACAGTCCCGCACCACCGTCGTGATCACCAGCGGCCATCCCGCCGACTCCCGCGCCAAGGACGACGCGTCCGTACGGGCCTTCGCGGACGAGGTGTTCGGGCGGCTCCCGGTGGCCTCCGAAAGCGTGGCCCGCAGCCGCTCGTACGGACTGCCCGGCGTCGCCGCCTCCGGCCGCGACGCCGACCTGACCCTGCTCGCCGCCCTCGGCAAGGACCACGTACAGCTGCTCGCCGGTGCGTGGCCCGCGCCGGTCGCCGCACCCCCGGCCGCCGGCGTCCCGGCCGCGCCGACCCAGGTGGCCGTGCCGCGCGCCGCGCTCGCCCGCCTCGGCCTGGCCGAGTCCGCGCTGCCCGCCCCCGTCCGGCTGGACGACCGGTTCGGCGGGGCGCCGCTGACCGTGCTGGTCACCGGCGTGTACCGGGCCGCCGAGCCGGACGCCGCGTACTGGCGGCTCGACCCCCTCGGCGGCCGCGAGGTCCAGGCCGACACCTTCGCCATCTACGGCCCGCTCCTGGTGGACGACAGCGCCTTCACCACCGGCAGCATCCTGCAGAACCACCGCCTCACGCTGCTCACCCCGGACCTGAGCACGGTCCGCGCCGCCGAGGCCGAGGCCGTCCGGACCAGGGCCGACCCCGCGAGCGCCGCCCTCGAACGGGCCGGCTCGCTGCGGACCGCCACCGAACTGCCCAGACTCCTGGCCGAACTGAGCGCCGGCACGGTCGTCGCCCGCTCCACCCTGCTGATGGGCGCGCTCCAGCTCGCCGTCCTGTCGACCGCCGCACTGCTCCTCGTCTCCCACATCCTCACCGTCCGCCAGGAACCGGAACGCGTCCTGCTCACCGCACGCGGCGCCTCCCGCCGCCGCCTCGGCGCGCTCACCGCGGCCGAGTCCCTGCTGCTCGCCCTGCCCGCGGCCGTCCTGGCACCCCTGCTCACACCGCCCCTGCTGCGCCTGTTCGGCCGGTTCGGACCGCTCGGGCGCGTCCACCTGGAGATCCCGGACACCTGGCTGGTCTGGCCGGTCGCGGTCGGCTGCGCCCTGGCCTGCATCCTGCTGACGACCCTGCCCTCCGTCCTGCAGGGGGCCTCCGCCGCCGTACTGCGCCGCGTGGGCAGCCGCCAGGCGGTCGTGACGGGCGCCGCCCGCTCCGGCCTCGACCTGGCCGTCGTGGTCCTCGCCGTGCTCGGCTACCAGCAGCTGTCGCAGTACGGCGGTACGGACGCCCCCGCGTCCGGCGCCTCCGCCGGCGGCGGGCTCGGTGTCGACCCGGTCCTGGTCGTCGCTCCCGCCTTGGCCCTGTGCGGGGGCACGCTGCTGGTCCTGCGCCTGCTGCCGTTCGCGGCGCGGGCCGGGGGACGGCTGGCGGCGCGCGGCCGGAGCCTGGGCCCCGCCCTGTTCGGCTGGCAGCTCGCCCGACGGCCCGGCCGGGCCACCGGGCCCGTGCTGCTGCTCGTCCTCGCCGTCGCCAGCGGCATCCTGGCGCTCGGCCAGCACACCGGCTGGTCCGCGTCCCAGCGCGACCAGGCCGACTTCGCGACCGCAGGAGGACTGCGGATCTCCGGAAGCAGCATGTCCCCGATGGGCCAGGGCGGACGCTACGCGGCCCTGCCCGGCGGCGACCGCCTCGTACCGGTGGTCCGCCGGGAGCAGAAGCTGCCGGACGGGAATCCCGCCGACATCGTCGCGCTGGACGCCGTCAAGGCGGCCGAACGGGTCCCGCTGCGCGCGGACCTGCGGGGCGGGCACGGCATGCGCGAGCTGTTCACCCCGCTCGCCGCCGGCGCCCCGGGCGCCGCGGCCGCTCCCGCGAGCCCCGGTGTCGCCCTGCCCGGCTCCCCGCGCCGGATCGACCTCGACGTGTCGGTCCGGTCCTCCGGTACGAGCTGGGCCGCCGTGAGCCTGCTGCTGCGCGACCGGTTCGGCGCGACGTACGGGACGGCCTCGGTCACCCTGCCCGCGGGCGGCGACGTCACCCTCCCCTTCCTCCTCGACGCGCTGACCGGAGCCCCGGTCGGATCGGCGGCCACCCCGCTGACCCTGGCCGGGATACGCCTCTCGTACGCCGGGGAGGGCGACAACCCCGGCGACGGCAGCGAACTGACCCTGCGCCGGATCGCCGTCTCCGACACCGCGGACGGCACCGCCGCGGGCGTCACCACACCCGCGGCCGCCGCCGGCTGGCGGACCTCGCTCCCGCAGGGGACGAGCGCCAAGAGGACCCCCGAGACGATTCCGGTCCCGGCCGGCTCCACCGACCTGCTGCGGCTGCGCTACTGGGGCGGTTTCGGCACCCTGCAGGGCGTCACCACCGTGGTGTTCCCGACGCCCGCCGGGCCGGCCCCCACCGCCGTCCCCGCGGTCGCCACCACCCGCTACCTGCGGTCCCTGGGCGCCTCCGTGGGCGACACGGTCCCCGTCACGCTGGACGGCGCCAGTGTCCCGATGCGGATCACCGCCTCAGTGGACTCCCTCCCCGTGGCCGGCCGCTCGGCGCTCGCCGTCGACCTGCACGTGCTCGGCCGGTTCCTGCTGGAGTCCGTCGGCCAGCAGCCCGCCTCGCCCACCGAGTGGTGGCTGCCCGCCGAATCGGCCGCCGACCCGGTCCCGGCCCGCGCGGCGGACAAGCTGCGCGAAGGCGCCCGGATCGAGCGCGTCCAACTGCGCGAGGAGATCACCGAGCAGCTGCTGGACGACCCGCTGAGCGCCGGCCCGCAGAGCGCCCTGGCCGCCCTCGCCGCCGCCTGCGCGGTCCTGGCGGCCATCGGTTTCGCGACCTCCACCGCCGCCGAACGGCGGGTCCGCGGACGGGAGTTCTCGGTGCTGCTCGCACTCGGCACCCCGCGGCGCTCGCTGGCCCTCGCGTCCGCCGCCGAGGGCGGGGTGCTGATCCTCATCGGGTCCGCGGTCGGGGCCGGGCTGGGTGTCGCCCTCGTCCATCTGATGGCGCCCCTGGTCGTGCTGACACCCGCCGCCGGGCGGCCGTTCCCGCCCGTACACGTGGACATGCCGTTCTGGCAGACCCTGCTCACGGTCGCCGCCATCGCAGCCGTTCCCCTGCTGTCGGCCGCACTCAGCGGCCCCCGCGGCCGCGACATCGCCGCCCGGCTGCGTCCCGTGGAGGAGATGTGA
- a CDS encoding ABC transporter ATP-binding protein, whose protein sequence is MRDHQATATATVATQAGRQGDGSAIVVVDDVHHSFGSGSQAVHALRGVSFEVRRGELTALRGRSGSGKTTLLNLVGGLDTPTGGRITIDGTDLASLDEPGLLALRRDRIGFVFQSFGLIPVLTAAENVGVPMRLRRVPAKVREERARTLLALVGLADHAEQRPGELSGGQQQRVAVARALANDPDLIIADEPTGQLDSETGRSVMELLRAVVRSESVTILVATHDPNLIELADRVVELRDGRIVAADS, encoded by the coding sequence ATGAGGGATCACCAGGCGACGGCGACAGCGACGGTCGCGACGCAGGCCGGGCGGCAGGGCGACGGCTCTGCGATCGTGGTCGTCGACGACGTGCACCACAGCTTCGGCAGCGGATCGCAGGCCGTCCACGCCCTGCGCGGCGTGTCCTTCGAGGTCCGCCGCGGCGAACTCACCGCCCTCAGGGGCCGGTCGGGCTCCGGCAAGACCACCCTGCTGAACCTCGTCGGCGGCCTCGACACCCCGACCGGCGGCCGGATCACCATCGACGGCACCGACCTGGCGTCCCTCGACGAGCCGGGCCTGCTCGCCCTGCGCCGCGACCGCATCGGCTTCGTCTTCCAGTCGTTCGGCCTGATACCCGTCCTGACCGCGGCCGAGAACGTCGGCGTCCCGATGCGCCTGCGGCGCGTACCCGCCAAGGTGCGGGAGGAGCGCGCCCGGACCCTGCTGGCCCTGGTCGGGCTCGCCGACCACGCCGAACAGCGGCCCGGCGAACTCTCCGGCGGCCAGCAGCAGCGCGTGGCGGTCGCCCGCGCCCTGGCCAACGACCCTGACCTGATCATCGCGGACGAGCCGACGGGCCAGCTCGACTCGGAGACCGGCCGCTCGGTCATGGAGCTGCTGCGCGCCGTGGTGCGCAGCGAGTCCGTGACCATCCTCGTCGCCACCCACGACCCCAACCTGATCGAACTCGCCGACCGGGTCGTGGAACTGCGCGACGGCCGCATCGTCGCGGCCGACTCATGA
- a CDS encoding DUF4232 domain-containing protein: MHAFPCAPLVRTARTSRPHAFRRLAGAAAAALFVLSLTGCEDGTGFKDGGEAAASSPATEAAPSASSTAAAAPEGSPKASAPSAPTAAGEQQRVLCNGANTGVTVQPVSRPLNHMLITVKNTGSKTCDLTYYPVLRFDEMQWVPAAQQQTRPQAVVSLAPGESGYAGALLSAADGSSEGGTTGHRLTIAFQGRTPLSDGGASAIPPLPAAGLAYDSSLSVTYWQRSSADALGS; this comes from the coding sequence ATGCATGCGTTTCCCTGCGCACCCCTCGTCCGCACCGCCCGTACCTCCCGCCCGCACGCCTTCCGGCGCCTCGCCGGTGCGGCCGCGGCCGCCTTGTTCGTCCTCTCCCTCACCGGGTGCGAGGACGGCACGGGCTTCAAGGACGGGGGAGAAGCAGCCGCTTCGAGCCCAGCCACGGAAGCCGCTCCCTCGGCCTCCTCGACCGCGGCAGCGGCCCCCGAGGGCTCGCCGAAGGCGTCGGCCCCCTCCGCACCGACGGCCGCGGGGGAACAGCAGCGCGTCCTGTGCAACGGCGCGAACACCGGCGTCACGGTGCAGCCGGTCTCCCGGCCGCTCAACCACATGCTGATCACGGTGAAGAACACCGGCTCGAAGACCTGCGATCTGACCTACTACCCGGTGCTCCGCTTCGACGAGATGCAATGGGTGCCGGCCGCGCAGCAGCAGACCCGGCCCCAGGCCGTGGTGTCCCTCGCACCGGGCGAGTCGGGCTACGCGGGGGCTCTGCTGTCGGCGGCAGACGGCAGCAGCGAGGGCGGGACGACCGGACACCGGCTCACGATCGCCTTCCAGGGCCGGACGCCCCTCAGTGACGGGGGCGCGTCCGCGATCCCGCCCCTCCCGGCGGCCGGTCTCGCCTACGACAGCTCGCTGTCGGTCACGTACTGGCAGCGGAGCAGCGCCGACGCGCTCGGCTCATGA
- a CDS encoding transcriptional regulator, which produces MSEDTAGSGFAGLLRELKDRSGLSYGTLAKRLHMSASTLHRYCSGDVVPADYAPVERLARLCKASPEELLALHRSWVRADTNRPRKGADTGGAVQEVTGAPAGTGTLPVDTAEVHGAADAPEVAGAGSGAGSEVAEVTAAAGPTAPTRRARPRGAVLAGIAVTVVAAVTALAGVLTLDERPPEQGTDVRDGPVGATNRFPAGEKSPAGPDDPDGPSASSHSPSSSSASSSPSAPSSSNATPAAPAAGHGSSGGGDTSAGTPVKVTTRPHTWEAPCGQHYLIDKPPAQVGPPPVERDAPAWVAASGAVPAGEQYVTLTLQGSGADTVVLDGLTVRTVAKRAPLPWNDYAMGYPGVGCGAGVPTRSFGVALDSARPAVAPLPGQRGFPFSVSESEPEVLHIKAATSDHDVSWYLELSWSSGSRHGTLKIDHNGNPFRTSGRGGRTGYEFPLGGDGWVGAGTTVH; this is translated from the coding sequence GTGTCGGAGGACACTGCTGGGTCCGGGTTCGCCGGGCTGCTGCGGGAGTTGAAGGACCGGTCAGGCCTCAGCTACGGAACGCTCGCCAAACGGCTCCACATGAGTGCGTCGACCTTGCACCGCTACTGCAGCGGCGACGTGGTCCCGGCAGACTACGCACCGGTCGAACGGCTCGCCCGCCTGTGCAAGGCCTCGCCCGAGGAACTCCTCGCCCTGCACCGGAGTTGGGTGCGGGCCGATACGAACCGCCCGCGCAAGGGCGCGGACACGGGCGGCGCCGTGCAGGAGGTGACCGGGGCACCTGCCGGAACCGGAACCCTTCCGGTCGACACGGCCGAGGTGCACGGCGCGGCGGACGCACCCGAAGTGGCCGGGGCGGGGTCCGGGGCGGGGTCCGAGGTCGCAGAAGTGACCGCCGCGGCCGGGCCGACCGCACCGACCCGGCGTGCTCGCCCGCGCGGGGCGGTGCTCGCCGGGATCGCGGTGACGGTCGTGGCCGCCGTCACCGCCCTGGCCGGCGTACTCACCCTCGACGAGCGCCCGCCGGAACAGGGCACCGACGTCCGGGACGGCCCCGTCGGTGCCACGAACCGGTTCCCTGCCGGGGAGAAGTCCCCGGCAGGACCGGACGACCCGGACGGACCGTCCGCGTCCTCGCACTCGCCCTCGTCCTCGTCCGCCTCGTCGTCGCCGTCCGCGCCCTCGTCCTCGAACGCCACCCCTGCCGCCCCCGCAGCGGGACACGGCAGCAGCGGGGGCGGCGACACCTCCGCCGGCACGCCGGTGAAGGTGACCACCCGCCCCCACACCTGGGAGGCTCCCTGCGGCCAGCACTACCTGATCGACAAGCCCCCGGCCCAGGTGGGCCCGCCCCCCGTGGAACGGGACGCACCCGCGTGGGTGGCGGCATCCGGGGCCGTACCCGCGGGCGAGCAGTACGTCACCCTCACCCTGCAGGGATCCGGCGCGGACACGGTGGTGCTGGACGGGCTGACCGTCCGTACGGTCGCCAAGCGTGCCCCGCTCCCCTGGAACGACTACGCCATGGGCTACCCGGGGGTGGGCTGCGGTGCCGGCGTCCCGACCCGCTCCTTCGGCGTGGCCCTGGACTCCGCACGCCCGGCCGTCGCACCCCTGCCGGGCCAGCGGGGCTTCCCCTTCTCGGTGAGCGAGTCGGAACCGGAGGTGCTCCACATCAAGGCCGCCACCTCCGACCACGACGTGAGCTGGTACCTGGAGCTGTCCTGGTCCAGTGGCTCCCGACACGGCACCCTCAAGATCGACCACAACGGCAATCCCTTCCGCACCAGCGGACGCGGGGGGCGGACCGGCTACGAGTTCCCCCTCGGCGGCGACGGATGGGTCGGGGCGGGCACGACAGTTCATTGA
- a CDS encoding FAD-dependent oxidoreductase — MAQAADTARTVILTVDDDPGVSRAIARDLRRRYGAEYRIVRAETGDSAMEALRELKLRGDLVAVILADYRMPQMNGIEFLEQALQVYPGARRVLLTAYADTNAAIDAINVVDLDHYLLKPWDPPEEKLYPVVDDLLTAWRTSDYRPVPATKVVGHRWSARSSDVREFLARNQVPYRWYSSDEPEGRRLLEAAGADGQRLPLVITPEGTALIEPEAPELASHVGLATTPAADFYDLVVIGGGPAGLGSAVYGASEGLRTVLVERSATGGQAGQSSRIENYLGFPDGVSGAQLTERARRQAGRFGAEILTAREVTGLEVNGAARVVRFSDGSAIAAHSVILATGVSYRQLHAPGCDQLTGCGVYYGSSLTEAASCQGQDVYIVGGANSAGQAAMYLARGAKSVTLLVRGESLTASMSYYLIQQIEETPNITVRTRTVVEAAHGEGHLEQLTLRDVDGGGSELVDAQWMFVFIGAAPLTDWLDGTVLRDDHGFILAGPDLTADGRPPAEWELDRPPYHLETNIPGVFVAGDARAQSAKRVASAVGEGAMAVMLVHRYLEQS, encoded by the coding sequence ATGGCACAGGCCGCCGACACTGCGCGGACCGTCATCCTGACCGTGGACGACGACCCGGGAGTCTCCCGGGCCATCGCCCGTGACCTGCGGCGCCGCTACGGCGCCGAGTACCGGATCGTGCGCGCCGAGACCGGCGACTCCGCGATGGAGGCGCTGCGCGAGCTGAAGCTGCGCGGGGACCTGGTGGCGGTGATCCTCGCCGACTACCGGATGCCGCAGATGAACGGCATCGAGTTCCTGGAACAGGCCCTCCAGGTGTACCCGGGTGCGCGGCGCGTGCTGCTGACCGCGTACGCCGACACCAACGCGGCCATCGACGCGATCAACGTCGTCGACCTCGACCACTACCTGCTCAAGCCCTGGGACCCCCCGGAGGAGAAGCTCTACCCGGTCGTGGACGACCTGCTCACGGCCTGGCGCACCAGCGACTACCGTCCGGTGCCCGCCACCAAGGTCGTCGGGCACCGCTGGTCGGCGCGCTCCTCCGACGTGCGGGAGTTCCTGGCCCGCAACCAGGTGCCGTACCGCTGGTACTCCTCCGACGAACCGGAGGGGCGGCGGCTGCTGGAGGCGGCCGGGGCCGACGGGCAGCGGCTGCCCCTGGTCATCACGCCCGAGGGCACCGCGCTGATCGAACCGGAGGCGCCTGAACTGGCCTCCCACGTGGGGCTCGCGACGACGCCGGCCGCCGACTTCTACGACCTCGTCGTCATCGGCGGCGGCCCGGCCGGGCTCGGCTCCGCGGTGTACGGGGCCTCCGAGGGGCTGCGTACCGTACTGGTCGAGCGGTCGGCGACCGGCGGACAGGCCGGTCAGAGTTCCCGCATCGAGAACTACCTCGGATTCCCGGACGGCGTGTCGGGTGCCCAGCTCACCGAGCGCGCCCGCCGCCAGGCCGGCCGGTTCGGCGCCGAGATCCTCACGGCGCGTGAGGTCACCGGGCTGGAGGTCAACGGCGCCGCACGCGTCGTCCGCTTCTCGGACGGCTCGGCGATCGCCGCCCACAGCGTCATCCTGGCGACCGGTGTGTCGTACCGGCAGCTCCACGCGCCGGGCTGCGACCAGCTGACCGGCTGCGGGGTGTACTACGGCTCCTCGCTCACCGAAGCGGCCTCCTGCCAGGGGCAGGACGTGTACATCGTGGGCGGCGCCAACTCGGCCGGGCAGGCGGCGATGTACCTGGCGAGGGGCGCCAAGTCCGTGACTCTGCTGGTGCGCGGGGAGTCCCTGACCGCGTCGATGTCGTACTACCTGATCCAGCAGATCGAGGAGACGCCGAACATCACCGTGCGTACCCGGACCGTCGTCGAGGCGGCGCACGGCGAGGGGCACCTGGAGCAGCTGACCCTGCGCGACGTGGACGGCGGAGGGAGCGAACTCGTCGACGCGCAGTGGATGTTCGTGTTCATCGGCGCGGCCCCGCTGACCGACTGGCTGGACGGAACGGTGCTGCGCGACGACCACGGCTTCATCCTGGCCGGGCCGGACCTCACCGCGGACGGGCGGCCGCCTGCCGAGTGGGAGCTGGACCGGCCGCCCTACCACCTGGAGACCAACATTCCCGGCGTGTTCGTGGCGGGCGACGCGCGTGCCCAGTCCGCGAAGCGCGTCGCGTCCGCCGTCGGAGAGGGAGCCATGGCCGTGATGCTCGTCCACCGGTACCTGGAGCAGTCATGA
- a CDS encoding ATP-binding protein, translating to MSGQVLPCSPQEIASLFLFEKLTPEQLGRLCAEGRVERFEAGPVYTEGSPATCFYVMIEGTVVLYRRVGGDDVEVSRTSQRGVYAGAMQAYLGDQVPQTYTNSMRVTEPTRFFVLPAQSFSDIMQEWFPMAAHLLEGLFFGSKNTQRAIGQRERLLALGSLSAGLTHELNNPAAAAVRATATLRERVGKMRHKLAHISQGQYSRETIADLIEIQERTVERVAKATALSPLEASDREDELADWLDDHGIAEGWRLAPTFVQAGLDTDWLDQVAATVAEEILPSAIGWLNYTVETELLMDEIDDSTTRISHLVDAAKQYSQLDRAPYRVVDVHELLDSTLLMLSGKFGSRVRVVKDYDRSLPDVPAYPAELNQVWTNLIDNAVFAIGSTGGDGTLTVRTAREGDRLLVEFRDTGPGIPADIRGRIFDPFFTTKPVGEGTGLGLDISWRIVVNKHHGSLQVESAPGDTRFQVLLPLTAPAPGADTDTGSATETATATAEEPV from the coding sequence ATGAGCGGACAGGTCCTGCCGTGCAGCCCGCAGGAGATCGCCTCGCTGTTCCTGTTCGAGAAGCTCACCCCGGAGCAGCTCGGGCGGCTGTGCGCCGAGGGGCGGGTGGAGCGGTTCGAAGCCGGTCCCGTGTACACCGAGGGCTCCCCCGCCACCTGTTTCTACGTGATGATCGAAGGCACCGTCGTGCTGTACCGCCGGGTCGGCGGCGACGACGTCGAGGTGAGCCGGACCTCGCAGCGCGGCGTGTACGCCGGGGCCATGCAGGCGTATCTGGGCGACCAGGTGCCGCAGACGTACACCAACTCGATGCGGGTGACCGAGCCGACGCGGTTCTTCGTGCTGCCCGCTCAGTCGTTCTCGGACATCATGCAGGAGTGGTTCCCGATGGCGGCGCACCTGCTGGAGGGGCTGTTCTTCGGCTCCAAGAACACCCAGCGGGCCATCGGGCAGCGCGAACGGCTGCTTGCGCTCGGGTCCTTGTCCGCCGGCCTCACCCATGAGCTCAACAACCCGGCGGCGGCTGCCGTCCGGGCCACGGCGACACTGCGCGAGCGGGTCGGCAAGATGCGGCACAAGCTGGCCCACATCTCCCAGGGCCAGTACTCGCGCGAGACGATCGCCGACCTCATCGAGATCCAGGAGCGCACCGTCGAACGCGTCGCGAAGGCGACGGCGCTCAGTCCGCTGGAGGCCTCCGACCGGGAGGACGAGCTCGCCGACTGGCTGGACGACCACGGCATCGCGGAGGGCTGGCGGCTCGCGCCGACCTTCGTGCAGGCCGGGCTGGACACGGACTGGCTGGACCAGGTCGCGGCGACCGTGGCCGAGGAGATCCTGCCGTCGGCGATCGGCTGGCTCAACTACACGGTCGAGACCGAGCTGCTGATGGACGAGATCGACGACTCCACCACCCGCATCTCCCACCTCGTGGACGCGGCCAAGCAGTACTCGCAGCTCGACCGGGCCCCGTACCGGGTCGTCGACGTCCACGAACTCCTCGACAGCACCCTGCTGATGCTGTCCGGCAAGTTCGGTTCCCGGGTACGGGTCGTGAAGGACTACGACCGCTCCCTGCCGGACGTGCCAGCCTACCCGGCGGAGCTCAACCAGGTATGGACCAACCTCATCGACAACGCCGTGTTCGCCATCGGGAGCACCGGCGGCGACGGCACGCTGACCGTCCGCACGGCCCGCGAGGGTGACCGCCTGCTGGTGGAGTTCCGCGACACCGGACCCGGTATCCCGGCGGACATCCGCGGCCGTATCTTCGACCCCTTCTTCACCACCAAGCCGGTCGGCGAGGGCACCGGACTGGGCCTGGACATCTCCTGGCGGATCGTCGTGAACAAGCACCACGGCAGCCTCCAGGTCGAGTCCGCCCCGGGTGACACCCGCTTCCAGGTACTGCTGCCACTGACCGCCCCGGCCCCCGGGGCCGATACCGATACCGGATCCGCGACCGAGACCGCGACCGCGACCGCCGAGGAGCCCGTATGA
- a CDS encoding UBP-type zinc finger domain-containing protein: MSEIEGIDPSAAPTGTGCTECDELGGWWFHLRRCAQCGHIGCCDSSPAQHATAHWKASGHPLVQSFEPGEEWFWNYDTDALYDSGPELTAPRDHPAEQPVPGPAGRVPEDWTQHLHR; this comes from the coding sequence ATGAGCGAGATCGAGGGAATCGACCCGAGCGCCGCGCCCACCGGCACCGGCTGCACCGAGTGCGACGAGCTGGGCGGCTGGTGGTTCCACCTGCGGCGCTGCGCCCAGTGCGGCCACATCGGCTGCTGCGACTCCTCCCCCGCCCAGCACGCCACCGCCCACTGGAAGGCCTCGGGCCACCCCCTGGTGCAGAGCTTCGAGCCGGGCGAGGAGTGGTTCTGGAACTACGACACGGACGCCCTGTACGACTCCGGCCCCGAGCTGACCGCTCCGCGCGATCATCCGGCGGAGCAGCCGGTCCCGGGCCCGGCCGGCCGGGTGCCCGAGGACTGGACCCAGCACCTGCACCGCTGA